A genomic segment from Nymphalis io chromosome 7, ilAglIoxx1.1, whole genome shotgun sequence encodes:
- the LOC126769507 gene encoding chymotrypsin-2-like: MSFKAGLLFVTLLIGSYAFPAKEQDMSIFFDHTDAQARIVGGTVAGNVAYMVSLSSGVIVRSLVCGGSVITNRHVMTAAHCIQAVFSGGSLINSLRGTVGTSRWNSGGTQYSFARNFTHPNYVHSNIKNDIGILVTSSNIVFSNTVQPVVLNYDFVGAGVATSVTGWGRIVTGGALSQNLLQLSATVIDGNRCVTEVRNRAAQLNIRAPAVEPHIEICTFHSTGRGTCNGDSGSPLMRVDRKQQIGVVSWGLPCARGAPDMFVRVSAYRTWIQQHTR, translated from the exons ATGTCGTTCAAAGCTggattattatttgtaacactCCTTATTGGGAGCTATG CATTTCCAGCTAAGGAGCAGGACATGTCCATTTTCTTCGACCATACTGACGCGCAAGCCCGTATCGTCGGAGGGACCGTCGCTGGTAATGTGGCCTACATGGTGAGCCTTAGTTCCGGTGTGATAGTCAGAAGTTTAGTCTGCGGAGGCTCAGTGATCACCAATAGACACGTCATGACCGCTGCCCACTGCATCCAAGCAGTGTTCTCCGGAGGAAGTTTAATTAA TTCGCTCCGAGGAACCGTCGGCACCAGCCGTTGGAACAGCGGTGGAACTCAGTACAGCTTCGCTCGTAACTTCACTCATCCCAACTACGTGCACAGCAACATCAAGAACGACATTGGTATCCTCGTCACCTCCTCAAACATAGTATTTTCAAACACAGTTCAACCTGTTGTTTTGAATTACGATTTCGTTGGTGCTGGCGTCGCAACCTCAGTTACTGGATGGGGTAGAATTgtt actggTGGTGCACTGTCCCAAAACCTGCTGCAGCTCTCCGCCACTGTTATCGATGGTAACCGCTGCGTTACCGAAGTTAGGAATCGCGCCGCGCAGCTTAACATTAGAGCTCCAGCTGTCGAACCACACATCGAAATCTGTACCTTCCACTCCACCGGACGTGGAACATGCAAC GGTGACTCTGGCAGTCCGCTGATGCGCGTTGACCGCAAACAGCAAATCGGAGTAGTGTCGTGGGGTCTGCCGTGTGCGCGCGGCGCTCCAGACATGTTCGTACGTGTCAGCGCCTACCGCACTTGGATTCAGCAGCACACCAGATAA